AGCCGGTGCCGGAGGTGACCGCCGGTCCCGCCCTGACCGAGGAACTGCTCGGCTTCCTGGCCGGTCGGCTGGCGCGGTTCAAGCTGCCGCGCACCGTCGACTACGCCGACGAGCTGCCCCGGGATCCGAACGGCAAGCTCTACAAACGGCTGTTGCGTGATCCCTACTGGGCCGGGCGGGAACGCGCCATCTGACGGCCGCCGTCAGCCGTAGAGGGCGGCCACCCACAGACGGGTGAGCGTGTCCACCAGCACCGCCCGGTCGTCGAACGGCGGTACGCCGCAGGCGGCCAGGTAGTAGAGCCGCTCGCCGGCCCAGGTCAGCGACGCGGCGAGGGCGGGCACGTCGACGCCGTCGAGCCGGGCCCGCACGGCCGGATCGGCCTGCCGGTCGGCCTCGATCCGGTTCACCGCGGCGTCGGTGAACGTCGCCATCTGGGTCAGCCACAGCTCACGAAGCTGCGGGTCGGAGGCCCAGCTCTCCACGATCGCGCGCAACACCGCCGCGTGGGACAGCCACAGGTCGGCGCCCGCCTCGACGCCGGCCCGCAACGCCTCGCGCGGATCCGGCCCGCCCCGGACCCACGGCTGCGCGGCCTGGTGGCCGGCGCCGACCGCCCGGCGCACCACCTCGGCCAGCACCGCCTGCTTGCCGGCGAAGTAGAAGTAGAAGCTCGCCCGGGAGACCCCCGCCGCAGTGATGATCTCCGCCACGCTGAGCGTGTCGAAGGTGCGCTCGCGCAGCAGCTCCCGCAGCGCGTCGAGGATGCGTTCGCGCAGGCCGGTGCTCTCCTGCTGGGGTTCGTCGCGGCGCGGTGTCACGGGGCGCAGCCTAGCGCACAGTGGATCTGGACGGCCTGACCAGACACGCTGTATGGTCGGTTCATGAAGTACACGACGTTCGGGCGTACCGGGCTGCGGGTGTCCGAGTTGGTGCTCGGCGCGATGACGTTCGGCGAGCAGGGCGGCGTCGGCGCGCCGATCGAGGAGTGCCGGCGCATTCTCGACGCGTACGCCGAGGCCGGTGGCAATGTCGTCGACACCGCCATCAACTATCGGGGCGGGGCCAGCGAGGAGATTCTGGGGGAGTTGCTGGCCGGGCGGCGCGACCGGTTCGTCGTGGCCACGAAGTACACGGTGACCCGCGACCCGGCCGACCCCAACGGTGGTGGCAACCATCGCAAGAATCTCCGGCTGTCGCTGGAGACCAGCCTGCGCCGGCTGCGCACCGACCACGTCGACGTCTACTGGGTGCACATCTGGGACCGGCACACGCCGATCGAGGAGACGATGCGGGCGCTCGACGACGCGGTCACCGCCGGCAAGGTGCTCTACATCGGGGTGTCGGACACGCCGGCCTGGGTGGTCTCCCGGGCGAACACGCTGGCCGAGTGGCGCGGCTGGACGCCGTTCGCCGGTCTCCAGGTGCCGTACAGCCTGCTCAACCGGGACGCCGAGCGGGAGCTGATCCCGATGGCCGAGGCGTACGGTCTCTCGGTGACGGCGTGGAGCCCGCTCGGCGGCGGTGTGCTGTCCGGGAAGTACGGTGCCGCCGAGCCGGCCGGGACGACCCGGCTGAGCCGGGACGCGATCGACGAGCGGGACCTCGCGGTGGCCCGGGTCGTCGGCGAGGTCGCGGCCGAGCTGGGTGTCACCCCGGCTCAGGTCGCCCTGGCCTGGGCCGGCCGGCGCGCCGGCGTGCTGCCGATCGTCGGTGCGCGCACCGTCGACCAGCTGCGGGACAACCTGGGCTGCACGGCGGTGACCCTGCCGCCGGAACTGGTGACGCGCCTGGAGGCGGCGACCGGCTTCGGCCTCGGCTTCCCGGCCGACTTCATCGCCCAGACCACACCCTGGGTGCTGGGCGCGGCCGCGCTCTGAGCCACGTCAGCCCGATCGGCGATCGAGATCCGGGGTGGACGTCATCCGGCGGGCGTGTGTCGTATCGTCGGACGGTGCCCGATTCCGTAGTTGGCCGCAAACGTGCCGCCGCAGGTCCGCCCGTCAAGACGAAGGCCGAGAAGCGGGCCGAGGCCAAGGCCGCCAAGGCGCGTGCCCGGGCGAGGCGGCGGCGCCGCGAGCTGATGACCGTGGCCGGCGCGGCGGTGGTGGTGCTGGCGCTCGTGGTGGGCCTGGTCGTGTGGATCGGCGGTTCGTCGCCGGAGTCGAATTACGCCACCGCGGACGGGGTCGCCTCGTCCGCCGCGACCGCCTCGCCGGTGCCGAGCGCGGCGGCGCCGTCGATCCCGGCGGCCCTGCGCAAGAAGCCGGTCGCGACGGCGGGCACCGGTGCGGTCCGCAAGCTCACGGTGACGACTCTGGTCAAGGGCACCGGACCGGCCGTCGAGTCCGGGCAGACGATCGAGGTGAACTACGTCGGCGTCACCTATGCCGAGGGCAAGGAGTTCGACTCGTCCTGGAAACGGTCCCAGCCGTTCAGCTTCCGGATCGGGGCGGGCAGCGTGATTCCGGGCTGGGACCAGGGGCTCGTCGGGGTGAAGGTGGGTAGCCGGGTGCGGCTCGACATCCCGGCGGCGATGGCCTACGGCGAGCATCCGAGCGGCCCGCAGCCGGCCGGCCCGCTCCGGTTCGTCGTGGATGTCCTGTCGGCCTCCTGACGCCGCGTCTCACTGAACCGGTTAACGCACTGGTTCCAGCTGGTGTGGGCTTCCTCTCTGTAGTGGACGGAGGGGCATCGCTATTCGACGGCGATCGGTAGCTTAACCGCGTAAGTGTCCGGCGACGCGGGAGCACACATGACTGTCGATGGCATTACCTCGCACCAGGGCGCCGGCAGTCCCCTGTCGTGGTTCCAGGAGCGCATGTGGGTCCACCACCAGCGCGATCCGGAGAGCACGAGCTACAGCCTCCCGCTGCTGCTGTCGGTCCGGGGCGACCTCGACGTGCCGGCCCTCGAGGAGAGCCTGAGCCTGATCGTCGCCCGGCACGAGAGCCTGCGCACCGCGTACGCGATGACCGACGACGGCCAGGCGCTGCAGTTCGTCACCCCGCCGCGGCCGGTACGCCTGCCGGTCCTGGACGTGGACCGCGGGCAACTGCTGAAGCAGCTGGACCGGGTGCTCGAACACCGCTTCGACCTCGGTCGCGGCGAGGTCTTCATCGCGAGCCTGGTCCGCCTGTCGCCCGACCGGCACCTGCTGCTCCTCAACGTGCACCACATCGCCGCCGACGCGTGGTCGCTGCAAGCCGTCTTCTTCGCCGAGCTGCAGGGCGCCTACGCGGCATGCTGTCGCGGGCGGCTCCCGGCCCTCCCGCCGCTGCCCGTCCAGTACGCGACGTACGCCCGGGCACAGCGGACCGCTGACATGTCCGCCGACCTCGCCTACTGGCGCGACGCCCTCGCGGGTTACGAGGACAGCCTGGAGCTGCCGACCGAGCGCCCGCGCCGGCAGCGGTCCGGCACCACGAGCGCGAGCTACGCGCACCGCTACTCGCCCGGCTTCGCTCTGGCTCTGGAACGCTTCGCGCGGGATCACGACTGCACGATCTTCATGTGCCTGCTCGCCGCGCTCGGTGTCACCCTCAGCCGGTACGCCGACAAGGACGACCTCTGCGTCGGCACGACGGTGTCCAGCCGGTCGGACGTCGAGCTGGAACCGCTGATCGGGTTCTTCGTCAACATCCTGCCGCTGCGGCTGCGGATCGACGAACAGAGCAGTGTCGCCACGCTGCTCGAAGCCGTCCGGCGGCAGGTCCTGGACGCGTTCGAGCACCCCGCGCCGTACGAGCAGATCCTGCGGGCCACCGACGTGGCGCGCCGCGGCGGCGGCAACCCGCTGGTGCCCGTCGTCATGCGGCACCAGAACTTCCCGCAGACCGCGCTCGGGGCGCCATTGCCCGGCGGGGTGACGTTCACCGGCTATCCCGAGCCCGGCGACACCGACGCCGACGTCCGCGAGCTGCTGGCCCGGGAGCACGTGCCGGCCCGGTCGGAGATGGAACTGTCGTACCTGGGCAGTGGCGGCGAGCTGACGGTCGAGGTCTCGTACGCCTCGGACCTCTACGACGGCGCCGCCATCGAGCGCCTGCTCGCCCATCAGCAGCAGGTGCTGGAGGGCATGTTCGCGGACCCGAGCCGCCGCCTGGCCGAGATTCCCATGCTGCGCGACGGTGACGTGCGGCAGCTGCTGGAGCGGGCGGACCGGGCGCCGGTCACCGAGGCGCCGGCGTGGTCGTTCGTCTCCCGGTTCGACGCGCTCGCCGGACGCTCCCCGGACGCGGTGGCGTGCTGGGACGAGCGCGGCGCCTGGACGTACGCCGAGCTCGCCCGGCGTGCCGGCCAGGTCGCCGGTGCGCTCGCGGCGCGCGGCGTCGCACCGGGTGACCTGGTAGGGGTGTGCCTGCCCCGGGGCGGCGAACTGCTGGCGGCCCTGCTCGGCGTCTGGATGGCCGGTGCCGCGTACGTGCCGATCGATCCGGGCTATCCGGCGGCCTACTCGCGGCAGATCCTCGACGACGCGCACCCCGGCGTCGTCGTGTGCCGGGCCGCCCACCAGGCGTCCTTCGACGTGGCGGACGCCCGATGCCTGCGCGTCGACGACATCCCGGACGACGCGCCGGACGCCGTCCGCGCGCGACACGTCGCCGCGCCCGACGCGCTCGCCTACGTGATGTACACGTCCGGGTCCACCGGCCGGCCCAAGGGCGTCCGGGTGCCGCATCGGCAGCTGGTCAACTGGCTCGGCGCCCTCGAGGCACGGCTGCCGTTCGGGGCCGGCGAGGTGGTGGCGCAGAAGACCACCTTCGTCTTCGCGGTCGGCGTCAAGGAGCTGTTCGCGGGCCTGCTCAACGGTTGCCCCCAGGTGGTCATCGCGGACCAGACGGTGCGGGACACGCCGGCCTTCGTCGGCGCGCTGGCCGAGCACCACGTCACCCGCCTCAACCTCGTCCCGTCGCACCTGGCCGGGGTCCTGGACCACCTCCGGGCGAGCGGGACGCGGCTGCCGGCGCTGCGGGTCTGCGTCACCGCCGGGGAGCCGCTGCCGAGCGCACTCGTCGCCGCGTTCCGCGCGGTGCTCCCGGGCGCACGGCTGCTGAACAACTACGGGTGCACCGAGCTCAACGACGTCAGTTACTACGACACCGCCGGCTTCGGCGGGGACGGTGAGTTCGTGCCGATCGGGACGCCGATCGCCAACACCAAGGTGTACGTGCTGGATCGCCACGGCCGCCTGGTGCCGGACGGTGTCCCGGGTGAGCTGCACGTCGCCTCGGCCGGCATGCCGGAGGGCTACCACGGCCGGGACGACCTGACCGCCGAACGCTTCCCGCCCAACCCGTTCGGCGCCGCGCCGAGCGACCGTCTCTACAACACCGGCGACGTCGTCAGGCACCTGCCGGACGGCACCCTCGACTTCATCGGCCGCTGGGACTTCCAGGTCAAGGTGCGTGGCTTCCGCGTCGAGGTACGCCAGGTCGAGAAGGTGATGGGCGACTTCGACGGCATCGGGGCGCGCGCGGTGGTGGGCCAGGGCGACCGGTTGGTGGCCTTCTACACCAGCCGGCCGGACCGGACCGTCGACGTGGCGGAGCTGCGCGCGTTCCTGCACGACCGGCTGCCCGCCTACCTGGTACCGGACGTGTTCGTCCCGCTCGACGCGATGCCGGCGCTGCCGAACGGCAAGCTCGACCGGCGCGCGCTGGCCGGCTCGCCCGCCCAGCAGCGACCCGGCGAGGACCACGAGCCGCCGGTCGGCGCGACCGAACGCGCGCTGGCCGACATCTGGGCGTTGATCGTGAACGTGCCCGTCGCCCGGATCGGCCGCCGTACCCACTTCTTCGACATCGGCGGGCACTCGCTCTCGGCGATGCGCGTTCTCGCCCGGATCAGGGAGGAGTTCGGGGTCGAGGTCGGTCTCTCCGAGCTGTTCGACGCGCCCCGCCTCGACGCGGTCGCCGCGGCGATCGACCGCAAGACCGAGCGCCGCCGGCCGGACGCGAGCGCGTCAGCACGGACCCCGGCGCGACCGCCCAGGCCCAGTGCCGGCTCGGGGCTGCTCCATGACCGGGTGGTGCTGGTCACCGGCGGCAGCCGGGGCATCGGCCGCGCCACCGCGCTGCTGCTCGCGGAGCAGGGCGCGAGGGTGGCCGTCAACTACCGGGACAGCGAAGCGGACGCGCGGCACGTCCAGGAGACGATCGAGGCGGAGGGCGGCACCGCCGAGATCTTCCGGGCCGACGTGACCCGCGCCGACGACGTGGCAGCCATGGTCGCGGCGGTGACCGACCGCTTCGGGCGGATCGACGTCCTGGTGGCCAACGCGCACATGCCGTACCGGCAGCGGTCCTTCCTCGACCTCGACTGGACCGATCTGGAACGCAAGGTGGGCGACGAGCTCCGGGCGGTGTTCCACCCGTGCCGGCTCGTCCTGCCGGGCATGCTGGAGCGCCGGAACGGCAGCATCATCGCCCTCTCCAGCACCCTCTCGCGCCAGGGCGGCACCGGATCGCTGGCCCAGGGCACGGCCAAGGCCGCTGTCGACGCCTTCGTGCGGTCGCTGGCCGCCGAGTTCGGTCCCCGGGGCGTTCGCGTCAACGCCGTCGCGCCCGGGGTCACGCTGACCGACGCCGCCATGGGGTTGGCGCCGGCGGCCCGGGAGGACGCCGCCGCCCGGGCCCCGATGCGTCGCAACGGCCTGCCCGAGGACGTCGCCGGCGCCGTGCTGTTCCTCGCCAGTGACCTGTCCCGGTTCATGACCGGCGCGTACCTGCCGGTCGACGGCGGCTTCACCACGCTGTAGGAGTGCCCAGCATGCGTTCCAGGCTCCTTGTCATCGACAACTACGACTCCTTCACCTACAACCTGGTCCAGATGTTCCAGAACTACCCCCTGGAGATCTCGGTGGTCCGCGCCGACCAGCTCGCCGTCGACGACGTCGCGCGGGAGCGGCCGGACTACGTCCTGGTGAGCCCGGGCCCGAAGAGTCCGGGCGCGGCCGGGATCTCGACCGAGCTGGTCCGCCGCTACCACGGCGCGTTCCCGATCCTGGGCGTGTGCCTGGGCATGCAGTGCGTCAACGAGGCGTTCGGCGGCAGCACCGTGCACGCGCCGGTGCCGATGCACGGCAAGACGAGCGCCGTGCACCACGACGGGACGGGCCTGTTCGCCGGGGTGCCCGAGCCGGTCACCGTGGCCCGCTATCACTCGCTGGCCGTCACCGGTCTCAGCGCGGACCTCCGGGTCAACGCGCGCTCCGCCGACGGGGTGCCGATGGGCATCGAGCACGTCCGCGACCCGCTGTTCGGCGTCCAGTTCCATCCGGAGAGCTTCCTCACCCAGCACGGGTTCACGATGATCGAGAACTTCCTGCGTACGGGTCCGCTGAAAGGAGCACTGGCGTGAGCGCCGACCTGCTGTCCTCGCTGCGGCGGGTGACCGGAGTGCACGCCGAGCCGCTCCCGCTGCGGGAGCCGTTCGTCGAGGTGGTGCGCCGCTTCGCCGGCGAGCCCGGCACCGTCGCGCTGCTGAGCGGGGGGACGCTCGACTGCGCCAGGTACCACATCCTCGGCGTACGCCCGTGGCTCACGGTGAGCGGGCAGCGCGCCCGGACCACGCTCACCGACGGGGACCGGCGGTACGAGCTGGACGAGGATCCCTTCACGACGGTGCAGCGGCTGCTGCGGCACAACACCGTGCCGGCGCCGGACGCGTCGCTGCCGCTGTCCAGCGGGCTGCTCGGCTACCTCGCGTACGACCTGAAGGACTGCCTGGAGCAGCTGCCGAGGACGAGCGTCGACGATCTCGGGCTGCCCCTGATGCACCTCGTCGCGCCCACCCTCATCCTGGTCCAGGACCGGGTCACCGAGGCGGCGACGCTGCTCGTGATGCGCGTGGCGGGCGATGACACGCCGGTGAGCGAGCACGTGACGCGCTTCCGGGAGGCGCTGCGCGCGCCGGCGGCACCCCGCGCGGGGGAGCCGGCGGCGACCGGCAGGTGTGAGTCCGCCTTCTCCCGCGACGAGTACCTCGCCGCCGTGGAGGCGATCCGCCGGTACATCGTCGAGGGCGACGTCTACCAGGTGAACATGTCGCAGCGCTTCCAGGCGCCGTTCACCGGCGATCCGTTCGACTGCTTCGCCGGCATGTTCGCGGAGAACCCGGCACCCTTCTTCGCCTACGTCAACGCGGGCGACCACCAGATCGTCTCGACCTCGCCGGAGCGGTTCGTCGAGTTGCGGAACGGCACCGTGGAGACCCGGCCGATCAAGGGGACCCGGCCGCGCGGGACGACCCCGGAGCGGGACGACGCCCTGCGGGCCGAGCTGCGGGAGAGCACCAAGGATGACGCCGAGCTGTCGATGATCGTCGACCTGCTCCGCAACGACATCGGCAAGGTGTGCCGTCCGGGCT
This window of the Actinoplanes oblitus genome carries:
- a CDS encoding TetR/AcrR family transcriptional regulator; this encodes MTPRRDEPQQESTGLRERILDALRELLRERTFDTLSVAEIITAAGVSRASFYFYFAGKQAVLAEVVRRAVGAGHQAAQPWVRGGPDPREALRAGVEAGADLWLSHAAVLRAIVESWASDPQLRELWLTQMATFTDAAVNRIEADRQADPAVRARLDGVDVPALAASLTWAGERLYYLAACGVPPFDDRAVLVDTLTRLWVAALYG
- a CDS encoding aldo/keto reductase codes for the protein MKYTTFGRTGLRVSELVLGAMTFGEQGGVGAPIEECRRILDAYAEAGGNVVDTAINYRGGASEEILGELLAGRRDRFVVATKYTVTRDPADPNGGGNHRKNLRLSLETSLRRLRTDHVDVYWVHIWDRHTPIEETMRALDDAVTAGKVLYIGVSDTPAWVVSRANTLAEWRGWTPFAGLQVPYSLLNRDAERELIPMAEAYGLSVTAWSPLGGGVLSGKYGAAEPAGTTRLSRDAIDERDLAVARVVGEVAAELGVTPAQVALAWAGRRAGVLPIVGARTVDQLRDNLGCTAVTLPPELVTRLEAATGFGLGFPADFIAQTTPWVLGAAAL
- a CDS encoding FKBP-type peptidyl-prolyl cis-trans isomerase; the protein is MPDSVVGRKRAAAGPPVKTKAEKRAEAKAAKARARARRRRRELMTVAGAAVVVLALVVGLVVWIGGSSPESNYATADGVASSAATASPVPSAAAPSIPAALRKKPVATAGTGAVRKLTVTTLVKGTGPAVESGQTIEVNYVGVTYAEGKEFDSSWKRSQPFSFRIGAGSVIPGWDQGLVGVKVGSRVRLDIPAAMAYGEHPSGPQPAGPLRFVVDVLSAS
- a CDS encoding non-ribosomal peptide synthetase, which codes for MTVDGITSHQGAGSPLSWFQERMWVHHQRDPESTSYSLPLLLSVRGDLDVPALEESLSLIVARHESLRTAYAMTDDGQALQFVTPPRPVRLPVLDVDRGQLLKQLDRVLEHRFDLGRGEVFIASLVRLSPDRHLLLLNVHHIAADAWSLQAVFFAELQGAYAACCRGRLPALPPLPVQYATYARAQRTADMSADLAYWRDALAGYEDSLELPTERPRRQRSGTTSASYAHRYSPGFALALERFARDHDCTIFMCLLAALGVTLSRYADKDDLCVGTTVSSRSDVELEPLIGFFVNILPLRLRIDEQSSVATLLEAVRRQVLDAFEHPAPYEQILRATDVARRGGGNPLVPVVMRHQNFPQTALGAPLPGGVTFTGYPEPGDTDADVRELLAREHVPARSEMELSYLGSGGELTVEVSYASDLYDGAAIERLLAHQQQVLEGMFADPSRRLAEIPMLRDGDVRQLLERADRAPVTEAPAWSFVSRFDALAGRSPDAVACWDERGAWTYAELARRAGQVAGALAARGVAPGDLVGVCLPRGGELLAALLGVWMAGAAYVPIDPGYPAAYSRQILDDAHPGVVVCRAAHQASFDVADARCLRVDDIPDDAPDAVRARHVAAPDALAYVMYTSGSTGRPKGVRVPHRQLVNWLGALEARLPFGAGEVVAQKTTFVFAVGVKELFAGLLNGCPQVVIADQTVRDTPAFVGALAEHHVTRLNLVPSHLAGVLDHLRASGTRLPALRVCVTAGEPLPSALVAAFRAVLPGARLLNNYGCTELNDVSYYDTAGFGGDGEFVPIGTPIANTKVYVLDRHGRLVPDGVPGELHVASAGMPEGYHGRDDLTAERFPPNPFGAAPSDRLYNTGDVVRHLPDGTLDFIGRWDFQVKVRGFRVEVRQVEKVMGDFDGIGARAVVGQGDRLVAFYTSRPDRTVDVAELRAFLHDRLPAYLVPDVFVPLDAMPALPNGKLDRRALAGSPAQQRPGEDHEPPVGATERALADIWALIVNVPVARIGRRTHFFDIGGHSLSAMRVLARIREEFGVEVGLSELFDAPRLDAVAAAIDRKTERRRPDASASARTPARPPRPSAGSGLLHDRVVLVTGGSRGIGRATALLLAEQGARVAVNYRDSEADARHVQETIEAEGGTAEIFRADVTRADDVAAMVAAVTDRFGRIDVLVANAHMPYRQRSFLDLDWTDLERKVGDELRAVFHPCRLVLPGMLERRNGSIIALSSTLSRQGGTGSLAQGTAKAAVDAFVRSLAAEFGPRGVRVNAVAPGVTLTDAAMGLAPAAREDAAARAPMRRNGLPEDVAGAVLFLASDLSRFMTGAYLPVDGGFTTL
- a CDS encoding anthranilate synthase component II, with product MRSRLLVIDNYDSFTYNLVQMFQNYPLEISVVRADQLAVDDVARERPDYVLVSPGPKSPGAAGISTELVRRYHGAFPILGVCLGMQCVNEAFGGSTVHAPVPMHGKTSAVHHDGTGLFAGVPEPVTVARYHSLAVTGLSADLRVNARSADGVPMGIEHVRDPLFGVQFHPESFLTQHGFTMIENFLRTGPLKGALA